The following proteins come from a genomic window of Acetivibrio cellulolyticus CD2:
- the ytxC gene encoding putative sporulation protein YtxC, with product MQCLCIGVNNCAESVKGYITNELEKLNKLNINYSVNDNVDLDGSTSVICTLNQEEKATPEYGELIFGISNGLADYIIEEYEEKLILRIINSNYCYFNSIEKKEILRLALMIIKNDDKNFLNSLYQIRRRNIIIRKLVDYFESSDKVILDGFVNFRLKDYMKDLEEIVDKAVDDFLTEREYKEFIHLLRYFVDIQEPKFNVIHVLIGYDSKYILLDENKREITNECVQEFMNDIPEGEINYDDLLVSSLITMAPKKVVIHSAKNFRNKELLETIKNVFWGKAIICPECELCLVRVARSENKN from the coding sequence ATGCAGTGTCTTTGTATTGGGGTTAATAACTGTGCAGAAAGTGTAAAAGGCTATATAACAAATGAATTGGAAAAGCTGAATAAATTGAACATAAATTATTCTGTAAATGATAATGTTGATTTAGATGGCTCGACTTCTGTAATATGCACACTTAACCAGGAAGAAAAGGCCACACCCGAATATGGCGAATTGATATTTGGTATATCAAATGGTCTGGCAGACTATATAATTGAAGAATATGAAGAAAAACTTATTCTCAGAATAATCAATAGCAATTACTGCTATTTTAATTCCATAGAAAAGAAAGAAATATTGAGATTAGCTCTTATGATTATTAAAAATGATGATAAAAACTTTTTAAACAGTTTATATCAGATCAGAAGAAGAAATATAATCATTAGAAAGCTGGTCGATTATTTTGAGAGTTCAGATAAAGTAATACTGGACGGTTTTGTGAACTTTAGGTTGAAAGATTACATGAAAGACCTGGAAGAGATTGTTGACAAAGCTGTAGATGACTTCCTTACAGAGAGGGAGTACAAGGAATTTATACATCTCTTAAGGTACTTTGTTGATATACAGGAGCCTAAATTCAATGTAATCCATGTTTTAATAGGCTACGATAGCAAATATATCCTTCTTGACGAAAACAAGAGGGAAATAACAAATGAATGCGTTCAGGAATTTATGAATGATATACCTGAAGGTGAAATCAATTATGATGATCTGCTGGTTAGCTCCCTTATAACCATGGCACCAAAGAAAGTAGTCATCCATAGTGCTAAGAACTTTAGAAACAAGGAGCTACTAGAGACAATAAAGAATGTCTTTTGGGGTAAGGCTATAATATGCCCTGAATGCGAACTTTGCCTGGTAAGAGTAGCTAGAAGTGAGAATAAAAATTAA
- the cysS gene encoding cysteine--tRNA ligase gives MKIYNTLTRKKEEFVPINEKEVRMYSCGPTVYNYFHIGNARPFIIFDTVRRYLEYRGYDVKFVQNFTDIDDKMIKRANEEGITVKDLADRFIKEYFIDAKGLGIDEATVHPKATENIDAIIDLIKKLEENGFAYNVNGDVYFSIGKFKEYGKLSHHSLEDLAIGSSVNVDERKQNPMDFAVWKAQKPGEPAWDSPWGKGRPGWHIECSAMANKYLGETIDIHSGGQDLIFPHHENEIAQSEAASGKPFAKYWMHNGFINVNNEKMSKSAGNFFTVRDIVEKFDYEVIRFFMLSAHYRSPINFSADLLEQAQNGLERIYNCLDNLVYLGEHAQAKEMSDEEKSLQSRLLEIKGKFIEGMDDDLNTADAIAAIFDIVKEVNSNITASSNSSKEIIDFSHSLIRELGGVLGIGQKQKENNLDSEVEALISQRQQARKEKNWKLSDEIRDKLKDMGIVLEDTPQGVKWKRV, from the coding sequence ATGAAAATTTATAACACTTTGACAAGAAAGAAAGAAGAATTTGTACCCATTAATGAAAAAGAAGTCAGGATGTATTCCTGCGGACCTACTGTATACAACTACTTCCATATTGGAAATGCAAGGCCGTTTATTATATTTGATACAGTGAGAAGATATCTGGAGTATAGAGGATATGACGTGAAATTTGTACAGAACTTCACTGACATTGACGACAAGATGATAAAAAGGGCTAATGAGGAAGGAATTACTGTCAAGGATCTTGCAGACAGGTTTATAAAGGAATACTTTATTGATGCCAAAGGTCTCGGAATTGATGAGGCTACAGTTCATCCAAAGGCAACTGAGAATATTGATGCTATTATTGATCTGATAAAGAAGCTTGAGGAAAATGGGTTTGCATATAATGTAAATGGTGATGTATACTTCAGTATTGGAAAGTTTAAAGAGTACGGCAAGCTTTCTCATCACTCCTTAGAAGATTTGGCAATTGGCTCAAGCGTAAATGTGGATGAAAGAAAGCAGAATCCCATGGATTTTGCAGTATGGAAGGCACAAAAACCGGGTGAACCTGCATGGGATAGCCCATGGGGCAAAGGAAGGCCAGGTTGGCATATAGAGTGCTCAGCAATGGCTAATAAATACCTTGGAGAGACAATAGACATTCATAGCGGCGGACAGGATCTTATATTCCCTCACCACGAGAATGAGATTGCACAGAGTGAGGCTGCCAGCGGCAAACCTTTTGCAAAGTATTGGATGCACAATGGATTTATAAATGTAAATAATGAAAAGATGTCAAAATCCGCCGGAAACTTCTTTACCGTAAGGGATATTGTTGAGAAGTTTGATTATGAAGTAATCAGGTTTTTTATGCTGTCTGCACACTACAGAAGTCCGATAAACTTCAGTGCGGATCTTCTGGAACAAGCTCAAAACGGCCTTGAGAGGATATACAACTGCCTTGATAATTTGGTATACCTTGGCGAACATGCCCAGGCAAAAGAAATGTCAGATGAAGAGAAGTCGCTTCAAAGCAGACTTTTGGAGATAAAGGGCAAGTTTATTGAAGGTATGGATGATGACCTGAACACTGCAGATGCCATTGCAGCAATATTTGATATAGTAAAAGAGGTAAACTCCAATATCACTGCAAGCTCAAACTCTTCCAAGGAAATAATTGATTTTTCCCATTCATTGATAAGAGAACTGGGAGGAGTTTTGGGTATAGGCCAAAAGCAGAAGGAGAACAATCTTGACAGCGAGGTTGAAGCTCTTATCAGCCAGAGACAACAGGCCAGAAAGGAAAAGAACTGGAAGCTTTCCGATGAAATAAGGGATAAGTTAAAAGATATGGGAATAGTACTTGAAGACACTCCGCAGGGAGTTAAGTGGAAAAGAGTTTAA
- a CDS encoding Asp23/Gls24 family envelope stress response protein, whose protein sequence is MRVVGFIGPSGTGKSHRSVWVARERDIECIIDDGILIRGAQIIAGTSAKKEKTKIASIKRALFTDDMHANEMIRAFKTYNPASVLILGTSDGMVEAIAKRLELPEITERIYIQDVATEFEIKQALSTRREQGKHVIPVPTFEIKKDFSGYFLDPLQVFRRKGKGSFQLIGEKSVVRPTFSYMGNYTISDYTIYQIVEHVTSNIEGVNKISRFRAENHTDGIYIEMDLVLVYGCLIRPLLKEVQSKVAEEVERLTALNIQRLDITAKSLVVDYKKIANAL, encoded by the coding sequence TTGAGAGTTGTAGGTTTTATTGGACCAAGTGGTACGGGTAAAAGCCATAGATCTGTGTGGGTTGCACGCGAAAGAGATATAGAGTGCATAATAGATGATGGTATTTTGATAAGGGGTGCACAGATAATTGCAGGGACTTCGGCCAAAAAAGAGAAAACGAAGATTGCCTCAATAAAGAGGGCTTTGTTTACAGATGACATGCATGCTAATGAGATGATTCGCGCTTTTAAAACCTATAATCCAGCATCGGTGCTTATTCTTGGGACGTCAGACGGCATGGTTGAAGCGATTGCAAAACGTTTGGAATTGCCTGAGATTACTGAAAGGATATATATACAGGATGTAGCGACTGAGTTTGAAATAAAACAAGCGCTTTCAACAAGAAGAGAACAGGGCAAACATGTTATACCTGTTCCAACCTTCGAGATAAAAAAAGACTTCTCAGGGTATTTTCTAGATCCTTTGCAGGTTTTCAGAAGAAAAGGAAAGGGAAGTTTCCAACTCATAGGAGAGAAATCAGTTGTAAGGCCTACTTTCAGTTATATGGGGAACTACACTATTTCTGACTATACTATATATCAGATTGTAGAGCATGTTACATCCAATATCGAGGGTGTAAACAAAATTTCACGTTTCAGAGCAGAAAATCATACAGATGGCATATATATTGAGATGGATCTGGTTTTAGTCTACGGATGTTTGATAAGGCCGTTACTTAAAGAAGTACAGTCTAAAGTGGCTGAGGAAGTTGAAAGGCTAACGGCTCTGAACATACAGAGGTTGGATATTACAGCAAAGAGTCTTGTAGTGGATTATAAGAAGATAGCAAATGCGTTATAG
- a CDS encoding DNA-3-methyladenine glycosylase family protein produces the protein MDYRGYKISQEGNRIIVRNIKDFDPVHTFECGQCFRWIRQDDGSYTGVARGKVLNVSVDDGVLILKNTDLDDFKNIWFDYFDLGRDYGKIKEAIMKDNTMKEAAAFGWGIRLLKQDIWEALISFIISANNRIPRIMKTVGAISKVYGVELEMDGKSYYSFPEVDKLTQSSIEDLEVCKGGFRCKYILNSSLMISEGDISLGNISQMDTDMAREELMRFPGVGPKVADCVLLYSGTKFDVFPTDVWVKRVMEELYFKRDAGFKEIQKFAGSYFGDLAGFAQQYLFYFARENKIGT, from the coding sequence ATGGATTACAGGGGATATAAAATAAGTCAGGAAGGCAATAGAATAATTGTTCGGAATATTAAGGATTTTGATCCGGTTCATACATTTGAATGCGGCCAGTGCTTCAGGTGGATCAGGCAGGATGATGGAAGCTATACGGGAGTTGCAAGAGGCAAAGTCCTGAATGTGAGTGTCGATGACGGTGTACTTATACTTAAGAATACTGATCTGGATGATTTTAAGAATATTTGGTTTGATTACTTTGATCTGGGACGGGATTATGGAAAAATAAAGGAAGCAATAATGAAGGATAATACAATGAAGGAAGCTGCAGCTTTTGGTTGGGGAATAAGGCTTTTAAAACAGGATATCTGGGAAGCTTTGATATCATTCATTATTTCAGCAAATAACAGAATTCCAAGGATAATGAAGACAGTTGGGGCGATATCAAAGGTGTATGGAGTGGAGTTGGAAATGGACGGGAAAAGTTATTATTCTTTCCCGGAAGTAGATAAGCTTACACAATCCTCCATTGAAGATCTTGAGGTATGCAAGGGCGGATTTAGATGTAAATATATTCTGAATTCTTCCCTTATGATTAGCGAAGGAGATATCAGTTTGGGCAATATATCTCAAATGGATACAGACATGGCAAGAGAAGAATTAATGAGGTTTCCGGGTGTAGGACCTAAAGTTGCTGATTGTGTTTTGCTCTATAGCGGCACAAAGTTTGATGTATTCCCAACTGATGTGTGGGTTAAAAGAGTAATGGAGGAACTGTATTTTAAAAGAGATGCAGGGTTTAAGGAAATACAGAAGTTTGCCGGCAGTTACTTTGGAGACTTAGCAGGTTTTGCACAACAGTATCTTTTCTATTTTGCGAGAGAAAATAAGATAGGAACTTAA
- a CDS encoding PC4/YdbC family ssDNA-binding protein: MAGFWDNEELVGKIEKNNREEIQIKKVEKKGKKYIDIRVFWSDGESDEFKPSQKGVTVPYDSLDQLKELISSIE; this comes from the coding sequence ATGGCTGGCTTTTGGGACAATGAAGAATTAGTTGGAAAAATTGAAAAGAATAATCGTGAGGAAATACAAATTAAAAAAGTTGAAAAAAAGGGTAAGAAATATATAGATATAAGGGTTTTTTGGTCCGATGGCGAAAGTGATGAGTTTAAACCAAGCCAAAAGGGAGTAACTGTGCCTTATGATAGCTTGGATCAATTAAAGGAATTAATAAGCAGTATTGAGTAA
- a CDS encoding DUF378 domain-containing protein has translation MSRTPLDRLALVLVVIGALNWLLVGLFQYDLVAGLFGGTGTFLSRTIYSIVGLAGLYSISLLFREAPTVRDKV, from the coding sequence ATGAGTAGAACGCCTTTGGATAGACTTGCTCTGGTACTAGTAGTTATCGGAGCATTAAACTGGTTGCTGGTTGGACTTTTTCAATACGACCTTGTAGCAGGTTTATTTGGTGGAACAGGAACATTTTTATCAAGAACGATTTATTCAATAGTAGGTCTTGCAGGTTTGTATAGTATAAGCTTACTCTTTAGAGAAGCACCTACTGTAAGAGACAAGGTATAA
- a CDS encoding hydroxymyristoyl-ACP dehydratase gives MTTINCSSNCIHQKDGKCSLDNVTMNSALITTDCVFYEEKTKKKNQE, from the coding sequence ATGACAACTATCAACTGCTCATCCAATTGCATACACCAAAAGGATGGTAAGTGTTCTCTGGATAATGTCACAATGAATTCTGCACTAATTACTACCGACTGTGTATTTTATGAAGAAAAAACTAAAAAAAAGAACCAGGAATAG
- a CDS encoding M20 metallopeptidase family protein — MLTKEIKKISSDILNEIVLIRRTIHQYPELGFEEFKTSSLISAYLEGLGLKVSKGFAGTGVTGLLEGRSPGMTIAIRADMDALPILEENDIQYASSNQGIMHACGHDVHTAIALGTAHILSKFRDHIKGNVKFIFQPAEEGLGGAKVMIDEGVLTNPKVDAIIALHVSPGIKSGQISISPGPVMASPSEFEIEIIGKGGHAAEPQKTIDPIVLGTNIINLFQTIVSRNINPLKSTVLSVTSFQAGKAFNIIPSRAIIKGTVRTFDPLLDKEISRRMLAIVSSVTGGVGAEYSFDYKLGYPPVINSKKVVDMVVDASSKVINSENIILNEQASMLAEDFSYYLNSTPGALFNLGSTSPSSDHFENLHSCKFNVDESCIATGMEIFSQTVIDYLGK, encoded by the coding sequence ATGCTTACCAAAGAAATAAAAAAGATTTCATCAGATATATTAAATGAAATAGTATTAATTAGGAGAACAATTCATCAATATCCGGAATTAGGTTTTGAAGAATTCAAAACCTCATCGCTTATATCCGCGTACTTGGAAGGCCTTGGCTTAAAGGTATCGAAAGGTTTTGCTGGCACTGGAGTCACAGGGCTTTTAGAGGGAAGATCCCCCGGAATGACTATTGCAATAAGGGCCGACATGGATGCATTGCCAATTCTGGAAGAAAACGATATTCAATATGCCTCCTCCAACCAAGGAATTATGCATGCTTGCGGTCATGATGTACATACTGCTATTGCGCTTGGCACCGCACATATCCTTAGTAAATTCAGGGATCATATAAAAGGCAATGTAAAATTCATATTTCAGCCTGCGGAAGAGGGTCTTGGCGGAGCTAAAGTGATGATAGACGAAGGCGTTCTTACAAATCCAAAAGTAGATGCCATAATTGCACTGCACGTATCACCCGGCATAAAATCCGGACAAATCTCCATAAGCCCAGGCCCAGTAATGGCATCACCTAGTGAATTTGAAATCGAAATAATCGGCAAGGGCGGTCATGCAGCCGAGCCACAAAAAACCATTGATCCGATTGTTTTAGGTACAAATATAATAAACCTTTTTCAAACTATTGTGTCAAGAAATATAAATCCCCTAAAAAGTACCGTATTATCTGTAACAAGCTTTCAGGCGGGCAAAGCTTTTAACATTATTCCATCAAGAGCAATTATCAAAGGTACTGTCAGAACATTCGACCCTTTATTAGATAAGGAGATTTCCAGAAGAATGCTTGCAATCGTTTCCTCGGTGACAGGCGGAGTTGGAGCAGAGTATTCTTTTGACTATAAACTGGGTTACCCTCCTGTTATAAACAGCAAAAAAGTGGTGGATATGGTTGTTGATGCTTCCTCAAAAGTTATAAATAGCGAAAATATCATATTAAACGAGCAAGCTTCCATGCTAGCTGAAGATTTTTCATACTACTTAAATAGCACACCTGGTGCCTTGTTCAATTTAGGCAGTACAAGCCCATCCTCCGACCACTTTGAAAACCTTCACAGCTGCAAATTTAATGTTGATGAAAGCTGCATTGCAACAGGTATGGAAATATTCTCGCAAACCGTTATAGATTATCTAGGAAAGTAA
- a CDS encoding alpha/beta-type small acid-soluble spore protein, with protein sequence MANNNSKTKFDKMKYEVASEVGVNLKQGYNGDLAARDAGKIGGNIVKKVFEAYTGNNYTNK encoded by the coding sequence ATGGCTAACAATAACAGCAAAACCAAATTTGATAAAATGAAATATGAAGTAGCTTCTGAAGTTGGCGTTAACTTAAAACAGGGATACAATGGTGACCTTGCAGCAAGAGATGCAGGTAAGATCGGCGGAAACATCGTTAAAAAGGTTTTCGAGGCTTATACAGGAAACAACTATACTAACAAGTAA
- a CDS encoding DUF6062 family protein — MKEKIYTIPVTDAFKTECECPICVLEKKLEDENIEYVLGPFLMEPDGRMITNEKGFCKNHFELLYNTQANRLGLGLIVDTHMCEQNSKLKKMYTDKADQLKKDSEVSMIKNLSNKVSSKQTETEKLVDDLINKLSELESSCTICSRLEQTMDRYIDVIFYLFFKEEEFKSMFNNQKGFCLKHLKQLLVSTKKYLSPKDTAIFVNSLLSMQIQNMERIQQEVNWFTKKFDYRYNDEPWGNSKDALIRSIQKFVGYCSLK; from the coding sequence ATGAAGGAAAAGATTTATACAATACCGGTCACCGATGCTTTCAAAACAGAATGCGAATGTCCCATATGTGTACTGGAAAAGAAGCTTGAAGATGAAAATATTGAATATGTATTGGGCCCCTTCCTTATGGAACCGGATGGAAGAATGATAACCAACGAAAAAGGCTTCTGCAAAAACCACTTTGAATTGCTTTACAATACACAGGCAAACCGTCTGGGTTTGGGTCTCATTGTGGATACTCATATGTGTGAACAAAATTCCAAACTAAAAAAAATGTACACCGATAAAGCTGATCAGTTAAAAAAAGATTCTGAAGTATCAATGATAAAAAATCTTTCCAATAAGGTGTCTTCCAAACAGACAGAAACGGAAAAGCTTGTAGATGATCTGATAAACAAGCTTTCTGAGCTTGAAAGCTCTTGTACCATATGCAGCAGATTGGAGCAGACAATGGACAGGTATATAGATGTAATATTCTACCTGTTCTTTAAGGAAGAAGAATTCAAATCCATGTTCAACAATCAGAAGGGTTTTTGTTTGAAACATCTGAAGCAGTTACTCGTAAGTACCAAAAAGTATCTTAGTCCAAAAGACACTGCTATTTTTGTGAACAGCCTTTTGTCCATGCAAATTCAGAATATGGAAAGGATACAACAGGAAGTTAACTGGTTTACAAAGAAATTTGATTACCGTTACAATGATGAGCCCTGGGGAAATTCAAAGGATGCACTTATAAGAAGCATTCAAAAGTTTGTCGGATACTGCAGCCTGAAATAA
- a CDS encoding phage holin family protein: MANHYNARAEGFNITHFIIRLVVGTIVLGITAALTPGFTISGIWSLLFASVVLAALDYLALKLLGVNATPFGRGISGFILAAVIIYATKFFIAGYSVTIMGAVIGALIYGIIDAIIPGRAM; this comes from the coding sequence ATGGCTAATCATTATAATGCAAGGGCTGAAGGATTTAATATAACACACTTTATAATAAGACTTGTGGTAGGTACAATTGTACTTGGAATCACAGCTGCACTGACCCCTGGCTTTACAATCTCAGGAATATGGTCACTCCTGTTTGCTTCAGTAGTTCTTGCTGCTCTCGATTATTTGGCATTAAAATTACTTGGTGTAAATGCAACGCCATTTGGCAGAGGAATTTCCGGTTTTATTCTCGCAGCAGTAATAATATATGCAACCAAGTTTTTCATCGCTGGATATAGTGTTACTATAATGGGTGCAGTAATCGGAGCATTGATCTATGGAATAATTGACGCAATAATACCTGGAAGAGCAATGTAA
- the epsC gene encoding serine O-acetyltransferase EpsC, with protein MFKQMLEDARSIAQRDPAAKNSFEVILLYPGFHAICFHRLSHWFYKNEMFFIARMISQFARFLTGVEIHPGAVIGNGLFIDHGMGVVIGETAEIGDNCTIYHNVTLGGTGKDTGKRHPTVGNNVLISTGAKILGPFKVGDNSRIGANAVVLNEVEPNTTVVGVPGRAVKRGDKKVSASFELDQVHIPDPVAQELCKILYRIENLENLVTKEHGIELDDAIKQMPRDIFERECQKKVKEGDRDENL; from the coding sequence ATGTTTAAGCAAATGTTGGAAGATGCAAGATCAATAGCTCAAAGAGATCCGGCAGCAAAAAACTCATTCGAAGTAATTTTGCTGTATCCTGGGTTTCACGCAATTTGTTTCCACCGTTTGTCACATTGGTTCTATAAAAACGAAATGTTTTTTATTGCCCGTATGATTTCTCAGTTTGCAAGGTTTCTCACAGGAGTTGAAATTCACCCCGGTGCAGTAATTGGTAATGGCCTTTTTATAGACCACGGTATGGGGGTTGTCATAGGAGAGACTGCTGAAATAGGTGATAACTGTACTATATATCACAATGTTACACTTGGCGGTACAGGCAAGGATACCGGCAAAAGGCATCCTACAGTGGGGAATAATGTTTTGATAAGTACGGGTGCAAAGATACTTGGCCCATTCAAGGTTGGAGATAATTCAAGAATAGGTGCAAATGCAGTAGTGCTCAACGAAGTAGAACCTAACACTACAGTAGTTGGAGTTCCAGGAAGAGCGGTGAAAAGAGGAGATAAAAAAGTCAGCGCTTCTTTTGAACTCGATCAGGTACATATTCCGGACCCGGTTGCACAGGAGTTGTGCAAGATACTTTATAGGATTGAAAACCTGGAAAACCTTGTTACAAAAGAACATGGCATAGAGCTTGATGATGCAATAAAGCAAATGCCTAGAGATATATTCGAGAGAGAATGCCAAAAAAAAGTTAAGGAAGGCGATAGAGATGAAAATTTATAA
- a CDS encoding DUF6873 family GME fold protein, whose protein sequence is MNYISIPNIPENKVTLAIVDGRISTSLEKGLADNEIQIIKTKAHASLYASVAYHPDMFFHHLGGRAIIYAPGTCEDTIRELEGHGFDMIKGETELVSKYPGNISYNVARIGGHAFHNTRYTDKVLRDWLFKMDIELIHVNQGYAKCAISVVDSNSLITMDRGIAKIAERKGFDVLVIEEKNILLPGLDNGFIGGSSGLIDRSKWAVTGNFEELTSFGEINSFLSSKGIEIISLSNQQVTDIGSLIPIQVHQI, encoded by the coding sequence ATGAACTATATAAGTATTCCTAATATACCTGAAAATAAAGTTACACTGGCTATTGTTGATGGCAGAATAAGCACCAGTCTTGAAAAGGGACTTGCAGATAATGAAATTCAAATAATTAAAACTAAAGCGCATGCATCTTTGTATGCGTCCGTAGCATATCATCCGGATATGTTTTTCCATCATTTGGGTGGGAGAGCCATAATTTATGCACCCGGCACTTGTGAAGATACAATTAGAGAGCTTGAAGGGCACGGTTTTGATATGATAAAGGGGGAGACAGAATTGGTATCTAAGTACCCCGGCAATATTTCTTACAATGTGGCAAGAATTGGGGGACATGCATTTCATAATACAAGATATACCGATAAGGTTTTAAGGGATTGGCTGTTTAAAATGGATATTGAGTTGATACATGTAAACCAGGGATACGCAAAGTGTGCAATTTCTGTTGTAGATTCAAATTCTCTTATAACTATGGACAGAGGGATTGCAAAGATCGCTGAGAGAAAAGGTTTTGATGTTCTGGTTATTGAAGAGAAAAATATTTTGCTTCCGGGGCTTGATAATGGTTTCATCGGTGGTAGTTCAGGTTTGATAGACAGGAGTAAGTGGGCTGTAACGGGTAATTTTGAGGAACTGACATCTTTCGGTGAAATAAACAGTTTCTTAAGCAGCAAGGGAATTGAAATCATTTCTTTATCAAATCAGCAGGTTACTGATATCGGATCTCTGATTCCTATTCAGGTTCATCAAATTTAA
- a CDS encoding YebC/PmpR family DNA-binding transcriptional regulator, producing the protein MSGHSKWANIKRKKEKTDSQKGKIFTKLGREITIVVRQGGPEPESNSKLKDVIAKAKAANMPNDNIIRCIKKAAGDVDSASYEEIVYEGYGPGGVAVIVEAMTDNRNRTAGDVRHFFDKFGGNLGTTGCVSFMFDKKGVILIEKDGKIKEDDLMMEALEVGAEDFTADEDVYEITTSPDEFSAVREALEKKGYDFVEADVEMVPQTMTKLTDPKQIEFMDRLIEHLEDLDDVQNVYHNWDEE; encoded by the coding sequence CAGAAAGGTAAAATATTTACCAAGCTTGGCAGGGAAATTACCATTGTTGTGAGACAGGGAGGACCTGAGCCTGAGTCTAATTCAAAGCTGAAGGATGTTATTGCGAAAGCAAAGGCTGCAAATATGCCTAATGATAATATTATCAGATGTATAAAAAAAGCTGCCGGTGACGTAGATAGCGCGAGTTATGAGGAAATAGTATATGAAGGTTATGGACCTGGAGGTGTGGCAGTTATAGTTGAAGCGATGACCGATAACAGAAACAGGACGGCTGGGGATGTAAGGCATTTCTTTGACAAATTTGGCGGCAATTTGGGGACAACCGGTTGCGTGTCGTTTATGTTCGACAAAAAAGGAGTAATCCTTATTGAGAAAGACGGCAAAATTAAAGAGGACGACCTTATGATGGAAGCTCTCGAGGTTGGTGCAGAAGATTTTACTGCAGACGAGGATGTTTATGAGATTACTACTTCTCCGGATGAATTCTCAGCTGTTAGAGAAGCCCTAGAAAAGAAGGGCTACGATTTTGTTGAAGCTGATGTAGAAATGGTACCTCAGACAATGACCAAGCTTACAGACCCAAAACAAATTGAGTTTATGGACAGGCTTATTGAGCATCTGGAAGACTTGGATGACGTGCAGAACGTTTACCACAATTGGGATGAAGAGTAA
- a CDS encoding 4Fe-4S binding protein: MSDYKKVIIFLLIVFSIAVPLRYAFAIEGDVNIISKFLSINFLGMLILLIAALLLQRTSKRKFARYALLGISIALLGFYTSGCICPIGAFQNLPLIFTNIDNSEFIYYLVFTLLPVSLAILAGRIFCGNVCPIGAVSEVMFKIGTKLKLNKGGSGLVKLKYSRYFKYGFMAFLIVLTAMTGMALFCWLDPFATLFALSGSSVSIGILVCVLFTSLFISRAWCRVICPYGALLGIVSALSSRLKLRSATAHIDKKLCTNCGLCQKSCPVDAIENGVIRQSECINCGECRSKCKRGSLK, from the coding sequence ATGTCAGATTATAAAAAAGTGATTATATTTCTATTAATAGTTTTTTCCATAGCAGTTCCCCTTAGATACGCTTTTGCAATAGAAGGAGATGTAAATATAATAAGCAAATTTTTAAGTATAAATTTCCTTGGTATGCTAATACTGCTAATAGCAGCGTTATTGCTTCAGAGAACTTCCAAAAGAAAATTTGCACGATATGCCTTATTAGGAATAAGTATTGCTTTGCTTGGCTTTTATACATCCGGTTGTATTTGTCCTATTGGAGCATTTCAAAATTTGCCTCTGATATTTACAAATATTGACAACAGCGAATTTATATATTATTTGGTATTTACTCTGCTACCTGTTTCCCTTGCAATCTTAGCAGGCAGGATATTCTGTGGTAATGTATGCCCGATAGGAGCAGTATCGGAAGTCATGTTTAAGATAGGAACAAAATTAAAGCTCAATAAAGGCGGATCCGGGCTTGTAAAACTTAAATACTCCAGATATTTTAAATATGGGTTTATGGCTTTCCTTATAGTTTTAACTGCAATGACCGGAATGGCATTATTTTGCTGGCTAGACCCATTTGCTACACTATTTGCCTTATCTGGTTCGTCTGTGTCCATAGGAATTCTAGTATGTGTTTTATTTACTTCACTGTTTATATCCAGAGCATGGTGCCGTGTAATTTGCCCTTATGGTGCACTTTTGGGAATTGTATCAGCATTGAGCAGCCGTTTAAAACTAAGAAGTGCCACTGCACATATTGACAAAAAACTTTGTACCAATTGCGGGTTATGCCAAAAGAGTTGTCCTGTAGATGCTATTGAAAATGGAGTTATTAGACAAAGTGAATGTATTAATTGCGGTGAATGCAGAAGCAAGTGTAAACGTGGTTCTCTTAAATAA